From the genome of Triticum aestivum cultivar Chinese Spring chromosome 3B, IWGSC CS RefSeq v2.1, whole genome shotgun sequence, one region includes:
- the LOC123065683 gene encoding potassium channel KAT3 isoform X2, translating into MARSSCARTGSRVTRCFPCYDGDRTGEFNGCNVPNDLLPSLGATAATQPTAGKLSKYLVSPYGRRYRVWETFLILLVVYSAWICPLEFAFLRYLPRAPFVVDDVVNGFFAVDILLTFFVPYVDNKSYLVVDDPKKIALRYLSTWFIFDVCSTVPFRSITHLFTRHEHSLGLKFLNVLRLWRLRRVSSLFARLEKDIRFNYAVIRCTKLISVTLFAVHCAGCINYLIADRYPDPARTWIGAAHPDFREDGLWVRYVTCLYWSITTMTTTGYGDLHAQNAREMLFGISYMLFNLWLTAYLIGNMTNLVVHSTSRTRDFRDMVQAATEFAARNQLPRQIEEQMLNHICLRFKAEGLKQQDTLDILPKAMRSSISLYLFFPVVQGAYLFRGVSPSFIQQLVTEMAAEYFAPKEDIILQNEYPSDLHLLVTGEVDIVAFLDGTEQVYGKATEGGLLGEIGVLCNKPQPFTFRTTKLSQVLRISRPKLMDIIQENAEDGEIIRINLEQVNV; encoded by the exons atGGCACGTTCTTCCTGCGCTCGCACGGGGTCACGGGTGACGCGGTGCTTCCCATGCTACGACGGCGACAGGACCGGCGAGTTCAACGGCTGCAACGTCCCCAACGATCTCCTGCCATCGCTgggcgccaccgccgccacccagcCGACCGCCGGCAAGCTCAGCAAGTACCTGGTCTCGCCTTACGGCCGGCGCTACAG GGTGTGGGAGACGTTTCTGATCTTGCTGGTGGTGTACTCGGCGTGGATATGCCCGCTGGAGTTCGCGTTCCTGAGGTACCTGCCCCGCGCGCCTTTTGTCGTGGACGATGTCGTGAACGGCTTCTTCGCGGTCGACATCCTGCTCACTTTCTTCGTGCCCTACGTCGACAACAAGTCTTACCTTGTCGTCGACGATCCGAAGAAGATCGCACTCAG GTATCTGTCGACCTGGTTCATCTTTGACGTTTGCTCCACGGTTCCATTCCGCTCCATCACCCACCTCTTCACCAGGCACGAGCACAGCCTCGGCCTCAAGTTCCTCAACGTGCTTCGCCTCTGGCGGCTGCGCAGAGTCAGTTCCTTATTTGCAAG GCTTGAGAAGGACATCCGTTTCAACTACGCCGTGATACGCTGCACAAAGCTCATCTCG GTCACTCTGTTCGCGGTGCACTGCGCCGGGTGCATCAACTACCTGATCGCGGACAGGTACCCGGACCCGGCGAGGACCTGGATAGGCGCGGCGCACCCGGACTTCAGGGAGGACGGGCTGTGGGTGCGCTACGTCACGTGCCTCTACTGGTCCATCACCACCATGACCACCACCGGCTACGGCGACCTGCACGCCCAGAACGCCAGGGAGATGCTCTTCGGCATCTCCTACATGCTCTTCAACCTCTGGCTCACCGCCTACCTCATCGGCAACATGACCAACCTCGTCGTCCACAGCACCAGCCGCACCAGAGACTTT AGGGACATGGTTCAGGCTGCCACGGAATTCGCGGCGAGGAACCAGCTACCGCGGCAGATAGAGGAGCAGATGCTGAACCACATATGCCTGAGGTTCAAGGCAGAGGGGCTCAAGCAGCAGGACACACTGGACATCCTCCCCAAGGCGATGAGATCGAGCATATCGCTTTATCTCTTCTTCCCGGTGGTTCAGGGCGCCTACCTGTTCAGGGGAGTCTCCCCAAGCTTCATCCAACAACTG GTAACGGAGATGGCGGCCGAGTACTTCGCCCCAAAGGAAGACATCATACTGCAGAACGAGTACCCATCGGACCTACACCTTCTTGTGACCGGAGAAGTG GATATTGTGGCGTTCCTAGATGGGACAGAGCAG GTTTATGGAAAGGCGACTGAGGGAGGACTGCTAGGGGAGATTGGGGTACTGTGCAACAAGCCACAGCCGTTCACTTTCCGGACGACCAAGCTATCTCAGGTTCTAAGGATCAGTAGGCCCAAGCTGATGGATATCATCCAGGAAAATGCAGAAGACGGCGAAATCATCAGGATCAATCTTGAGCAAGTAAACGTCTAA
- the LOC123065683 gene encoding potassium channel KAT3 isoform X1: MARSSCARTGSRVTRCFPCYDGDRTGEFNGCNVPNDLLPSLGATAATQPTAGKLSKYLVSPYGRRYRVWETFLILLVVYSAWICPLEFAFLRYLPRAPFVVDDVVNGFFAVDILLTFFVPYVDNKSYLVVDDPKKIALRYLSTWFIFDVCSTVPFRSITHLFTRHEHSLGLKFLNVLRLWRLRRVSSLFARLEKDIRFNYAVIRCTKLISVTLFAVHCAGCINYLIADRYPDPARTWIGAAHPDFREDGLWVRYVTCLYWSITTMTTTGYGDLHAQNAREMLFGISYMLFNLWLTAYLIGNMTNLVVHSTSRTRDFRDMVQAATEFAARNQLPRQIEEQMLNHICLRFKAEGLKQQDTLDILPKAMRSSISLYLFFPVVQGAYLFRGVSPSFIQQLQVTEMAAEYFAPKEDIILQNEYPSDLHLLVTGEVDIVAFLDGTEQVYGKATEGGLLGEIGVLCNKPQPFTFRTTKLSQVLRISRPKLMDIIQENAEDGEIIRINLEQVNV; encoded by the exons atGGCACGTTCTTCCTGCGCTCGCACGGGGTCACGGGTGACGCGGTGCTTCCCATGCTACGACGGCGACAGGACCGGCGAGTTCAACGGCTGCAACGTCCCCAACGATCTCCTGCCATCGCTgggcgccaccgccgccacccagcCGACCGCCGGCAAGCTCAGCAAGTACCTGGTCTCGCCTTACGGCCGGCGCTACAG GGTGTGGGAGACGTTTCTGATCTTGCTGGTGGTGTACTCGGCGTGGATATGCCCGCTGGAGTTCGCGTTCCTGAGGTACCTGCCCCGCGCGCCTTTTGTCGTGGACGATGTCGTGAACGGCTTCTTCGCGGTCGACATCCTGCTCACTTTCTTCGTGCCCTACGTCGACAACAAGTCTTACCTTGTCGTCGACGATCCGAAGAAGATCGCACTCAG GTATCTGTCGACCTGGTTCATCTTTGACGTTTGCTCCACGGTTCCATTCCGCTCCATCACCCACCTCTTCACCAGGCACGAGCACAGCCTCGGCCTCAAGTTCCTCAACGTGCTTCGCCTCTGGCGGCTGCGCAGAGTCAGTTCCTTATTTGCAAG GCTTGAGAAGGACATCCGTTTCAACTACGCCGTGATACGCTGCACAAAGCTCATCTCG GTCACTCTGTTCGCGGTGCACTGCGCCGGGTGCATCAACTACCTGATCGCGGACAGGTACCCGGACCCGGCGAGGACCTGGATAGGCGCGGCGCACCCGGACTTCAGGGAGGACGGGCTGTGGGTGCGCTACGTCACGTGCCTCTACTGGTCCATCACCACCATGACCACCACCGGCTACGGCGACCTGCACGCCCAGAACGCCAGGGAGATGCTCTTCGGCATCTCCTACATGCTCTTCAACCTCTGGCTCACCGCCTACCTCATCGGCAACATGACCAACCTCGTCGTCCACAGCACCAGCCGCACCAGAGACTTT AGGGACATGGTTCAGGCTGCCACGGAATTCGCGGCGAGGAACCAGCTACCGCGGCAGATAGAGGAGCAGATGCTGAACCACATATGCCTGAGGTTCAAGGCAGAGGGGCTCAAGCAGCAGGACACACTGGACATCCTCCCCAAGGCGATGAGATCGAGCATATCGCTTTATCTCTTCTTCCCGGTGGTTCAGGGCGCCTACCTGTTCAGGGGAGTCTCCCCAAGCTTCATCCAACAACTG CAGGTAACGGAGATGGCGGCCGAGTACTTCGCCCCAAAGGAAGACATCATACTGCAGAACGAGTACCCATCGGACCTACACCTTCTTGTGACCGGAGAAGTG GATATTGTGGCGTTCCTAGATGGGACAGAGCAG GTTTATGGAAAGGCGACTGAGGGAGGACTGCTAGGGGAGATTGGGGTACTGTGCAACAAGCCACAGCCGTTCACTTTCCGGACGACCAAGCTATCTCAGGTTCTAAGGATCAGTAGGCCCAAGCTGATGGATATCATCCAGGAAAATGCAGAAGACGGCGAAATCATCAGGATCAATCTTGAGCAAGTAAACGTCTAA